In the Alkaliphilus oremlandii OhILAs genome, one interval contains:
- a CDS encoding M42 family metallopeptidase: MENLNIDLLKKIVSTYSPAGNETRICQLIKKEVEPYADEIYTDALGNLIVRKKGTGKKVLLAGHMDQIALMVTYVDDKGFLRFTNIGGISPAVTYSQRVIFENGTIGVIGCEKIDSLKDLTLDKLFIDIGATSKEEAEERVSIGDVCVYYSEVIVDDRHMIAPALDDRIGCYIMIEILKTMKSSKNDIYFVFTVQEEVGTRGAKTAGYAIEPDVAISFDVTATGDTPKARPMAVQLGHGPAVKVKDNSILCHPKVKNLMIDNAKKHSIPYQLEVLEFGGTDSGAIHLTRSGVPSGVLSIPTRYIHSTCEMVSLSDVKQTINLSIKILEEEI, encoded by the coding sequence ATGGAAAATTTGAATATAGATCTACTGAAAAAAATCGTCAGTACTTACTCTCCTGCTGGAAATGAAACTAGAATTTGTCAGCTTATTAAGAAAGAAGTAGAACCCTACGCAGATGAAATTTATACTGATGCACTGGGCAATCTAATCGTAAGAAAAAAAGGAACAGGCAAGAAGGTTCTTTTAGCTGGCCATATGGATCAAATTGCATTAATGGTAACATATGTTGACGATAAAGGTTTTCTTCGATTTACGAACATCGGTGGTATATCTCCTGCGGTTACATATTCTCAAAGGGTAATCTTTGAAAATGGCACGATTGGTGTCATCGGATGCGAAAAAATAGACAGTTTAAAGGATTTAACTCTGGACAAATTATTTATTGATATTGGTGCAACTTCTAAGGAAGAAGCTGAAGAAAGAGTCTCCATCGGGGATGTATGTGTATATTACAGTGAGGTGATCGTGGACGATCGCCATATGATTGCACCAGCGCTGGATGATCGAATTGGGTGCTATATCATGATAGAGATTCTAAAAACAATGAAAAGTTCTAAAAATGATATTTATTTTGTATTCACCGTTCAAGAGGAAGTTGGAACGAGAGGTGCTAAAACTGCTGGATATGCAATAGAACCAGATGTGGCAATATCCTTCGATGTTACAGCTACTGGAGATACACCGAAGGCGAGACCGATGGCTGTTCAATTAGGCCATGGCCCCGCTGTAAAAGTAAAAGATAATTCGATTCTTTGTCATCCAAAAGTGAAAAACTTGATGATTGATAACGCAAAAAAACATTCTATACCATATCAATTGGAGGTTCTTGAGTTTGGAGGTACAGACTCTGGAGCAATTCACTTGACTAGAAGCGGTGTTCCATCTGGGGTACTATCCATCCCAACAAGATATATTCATAGTACTTGTGAAATGGTTTCACTATCCGATGTAAAGCAAACCATCAATTTATCCATAAAGATACTAGAAGAAGAAATTTAA
- a CDS encoding M42 family metallopeptidase, with protein MYLEEILKNLTETSGVSGHEAEVREKVKAYFTEYCDDVQEDSLGNIIGLKRGTLGNGKSIMLTGHLDEIGLMVKNIDENGFIQFTNIGGVDQRTLLCQEVIIHGKEKIYGVIGVKPPHITTEEERRNALEIEDLLIDTGFTKENLLDLVQVGDVITIKRNLLKLQNDWISGKALDDRAGIASLLACLKKLSNVKHEADVYVVATVQEEVGTRGAITSSYTIEPQIGIAVDVGFGKTPELSQYDAIELGKGPAITVGPNIHPNIFNKIKQVAIDEYIDYQIEVAPGTSGTDAWPMQVSRSGIATGVLSIPLRYMHTSVETISLSDIEKTGKLLANFIVALNEIEMEEFLCY; from the coding sequence ATGTATTTAGAAGAAATACTTAAGAACTTGACAGAAACATCAGGCGTTTCTGGACATGAAGCTGAAGTAAGAGAAAAGGTAAAAGCTTATTTCACAGAATATTGCGATGACGTTCAGGAGGATTCCTTAGGGAATATTATTGGACTAAAGAGAGGAACTTTAGGCAACGGTAAAAGTATTATGTTAACTGGTCATTTAGATGAAATTGGTTTAATGGTCAAAAATATTGATGAAAATGGTTTCATCCAATTTACCAATATTGGTGGTGTAGATCAGCGTACACTTTTATGTCAAGAGGTTATTATTCATGGAAAAGAAAAAATTTACGGTGTTATCGGAGTGAAGCCACCTCATATCACCACCGAAGAGGAAAGAAGAAATGCTCTTGAAATAGAAGACCTATTAATCGATACAGGATTTACAAAAGAAAACCTGCTGGATCTCGTTCAAGTTGGAGATGTTATTACAATTAAAAGAAATTTGCTCAAATTACAAAATGATTGGATTTCTGGAAAAGCACTGGATGACCGTGCAGGCATCGCCTCATTATTGGCATGCCTAAAAAAGTTAAGCAATGTAAAGCATGAAGCAGATGTTTATGTTGTTGCTACTGTGCAAGAGGAAGTAGGAACTAGAGGAGCGATTACATCCTCTTATACGATCGAACCTCAGATTGGAATAGCAGTAGATGTAGGCTTTGGTAAGACTCCGGAATTGAGCCAATACGATGCCATCGAGCTTGGAAAAGGTCCTGCAATTACAGTAGGGCCCAATATTCATCCAAATATATTTAATAAAATAAAGCAAGTTGCAATTGATGAGTATATCGATTACCAAATTGAGGTTGCTCCTGGTACTTCTGGTACGGACGCTTGGCCAATGCAGGTAAGTCGATCTGGGATTGCCACAGGTGTTTTATCAATCCCTCTAAGATATATGCATACATCTGTGGAGACCATCAGTTTATCAGATATCGAAAAGACAGGAAAATTACTTGCCAATTTTATTGTTGCGTTAAATGAAATTGAGATGGAGGAGTTCTTATGTTATTAA
- a CDS encoding MerR family transcriptional regulator — translation MLSKEETYSISQVAEYTGFKPHVIRFYEKEFNLNIPRSENARRYFTKKEINLFLYIKSLQEKGSSNKEIKKLLKSKDINIEEDFNKINGISEVEDQNHANDLDEGIISTESFHINSKDEIIAVLEQYNYKNEIEKLKEKVEELLLQLSGSDKMKDKDILICENAKLKLKVKEKSYEVAELKDRLKQIETQRTSIFSRIFKPMKKQKSLL, via the coding sequence ATGTTGAGTAAAGAAGAAACGTATTCTATCAGCCAAGTAGCTGAGTATACTGGATTTAAACCGCATGTAATCCGTTTTTATGAAAAAGAATTCAATCTAAATATTCCTAGAAGTGAAAATGCTCGAAGATATTTTACGAAGAAAGAAATTAATCTATTTTTATATATTAAAAGCTTACAGGAAAAAGGTTCGTCTAATAAGGAAATCAAAAAGTTATTGAAATCCAAAGATATAAATATTGAAGAAGATTTTAATAAAATTAATGGTATCAGTGAAGTTGAGGATCAGAATCATGCCAATGACCTTGATGAAGGCATTATTTCCACAGAAAGTTTCCATATAAATTCTAAGGATGAAATTATTGCCGTATTGGAGCAGTATAACTATAAAAATGAAATAGAGAAGTTAAAAGAAAAGGTAGAGGAGTTATTGCTACAATTAAGTGGGTCTGATAAGATGAAGGATAAAGATATCTTGATCTGTGAAAATGCTAAGTTGAAATTAAAGGTGAAAGAAAAATCCTATGAAGTAGCTGAATTGAAAGATAGATTGAAACAGATCGAAACGCAAAGAACTTCTATATTCAGCAGGATTTTCAAACCAATGAAAAAGCAAAAAAGTTTACTTTAA
- the mutL gene encoding DNA mismatch repair endonuclease MutL codes for MNREIRLLDDLTINKIAAGEVVESPHSVVKELVENAIDAASSAIILEIQEGGKKYIRITDNGVGIKEEYVEAAFMRHSTSKIAHIEDLSRVESLGFRGEALASIAAVAQVEMITRPEGQQHGVLIHINGGKVETIKKVGCPVGTTIIVKNLFFNTPARLKFLKSNNGETMKITEIITRLSLSNPSISFKYINNNNIMFTTPGNNMLSQAILSVFNKETFKNLILLEDHQEGMTLHGYIGQPSFVRGNRNLQIVFINGRYVKNKVISRAIEVAYKEKIMINKYPICILNLKIHPSVLDVNVHPAKIEVKFEDEEKVYHFILKAILKALEKQSIVPNMLELAPRTNIDKKQPQRQILKVVEEKQEDIVIGKSLASIQDQMSVQETKENYSKNLDFTSLKTPVEIVEEQIQIASVEDHNIVQSSFLNSLLDRYHIVGQIFSTYIILENEGSMYLIDQHAAHERLLYNTFRQEIKAEKVASQRLLAPMVLELSKEDYMFLLNHLYIFEKLGFEIENFGGNDIIIRQVPMILGRPQNFSFIYEILDEVRKYNDVNAMFEDTIAKKACKEAIKANDKMDSIEIRKLIEDLSKLTPPLTCPHGRPIILAMQKYEIEKHFKRIQ; via the coding sequence ATGAATAGAGAGATTCGCTTGTTAGATGATTTAACAATTAATAAAATAGCTGCCGGCGAAGTAGTAGAATCACCTCATTCAGTAGTGAAGGAGCTAGTAGAGAATGCTATCGATGCAGCATCCTCTGCTATCATTTTAGAAATTCAAGAGGGTGGGAAAAAATACATTCGAATTACGGATAATGGTGTAGGAATTAAAGAAGAATACGTGGAAGCAGCCTTTATGAGACATAGTACATCTAAGATTGCTCATATTGAAGATCTCAGTCGGGTTGAATCTTTGGGCTTCAGAGGAGAAGCTTTGGCCAGCATTGCAGCTGTTGCTCAAGTAGAAATGATCACGAGACCAGAAGGACAGCAGCATGGTGTATTGATCCATATCAACGGAGGTAAAGTTGAGACGATAAAAAAGGTAGGATGCCCCGTTGGAACAACCATAATCGTAAAGAATCTCTTCTTTAATACACCTGCAAGGCTGAAGTTTTTGAAATCTAACAATGGAGAAACCATGAAGATTACAGAGATCATTACTCGTTTATCCTTGAGTAACCCCAGTATATCATTCAAATATATAAACAATAATAATATTATGTTTACCACTCCTGGTAATAATATGCTATCACAAGCCATACTGTCGGTTTTTAATAAGGAAACCTTTAAAAACTTAATTTTATTAGAGGACCATCAAGAAGGGATGACTTTGCATGGCTATATTGGACAGCCCAGCTTTGTAAGAGGCAATAGAAATCTACAAATTGTTTTTATCAACGGAAGATACGTTAAGAACAAAGTAATCAGCAGAGCGATTGAAGTAGCTTATAAAGAAAAAATTATGATCAACAAATATCCAATCTGTATTTTAAATTTAAAGATCCATCCCTCTGTATTGGATGTTAATGTACATCCTGCGAAAATAGAGGTCAAATTTGAGGATGAGGAGAAAGTATACCACTTCATACTAAAAGCCATACTGAAGGCCTTAGAAAAACAATCCATTGTACCAAATATGTTAGAATTAGCACCTAGAACCAATATCGATAAAAAGCAACCACAGCGACAAATTCTTAAAGTTGTAGAGGAGAAACAAGAAGATATCGTAATAGGGAAATCTTTGGCTTCTATTCAGGATCAGATGAGCGTACAGGAGACAAAAGAAAACTATAGCAAAAATCTAGATTTTACATCGCTAAAAACACCAGTTGAAATTGTTGAAGAGCAGATTCAAATAGCTTCTGTTGAAGATCACAATATTGTTCAATCTTCTTTTTTAAACAGTCTATTAGACCGATACCATATTGTAGGACAAATATTTAGTACTTACATCATATTAGAAAACGAAGGATCTATGTATTTAATTGATCAACATGCGGCCCATGAAAGACTGCTATATAATACTTTCCGACAAGAAATTAAAGCTGAAAAGGTTGCATCACAAAGACTATTGGCGCCTATGGTCCTAGAATTATCCAAAGAAGATTATATGTTTTTATTGAATCATCTCTATATCTTTGAAAAATTAGGATTTGAAATTGAAAACTTTGGCGGCAATGATATCATTATAAGACAGGTTCCTATGATTTTAGGAAGACCACAGAATTTTTCCTTTATCTACGAGATCTTAGATGAAGTTAGAAAGTATAACGACGTAAATGCGATGTTTGAAGATACCATTGCAAAAAAGGCATGTAAAGAAGCAATCAAAGCAAATGACAAAATGGATTCTATTGAGATCAGAAAATTAATTGAGGATCTCAGCAAGCTTACACCACCTTTAACATGTCCTCATGGAAGACCCATTATTCTAGCAATGCAGAAATATGAGATTGAAAAGCATTTTAAAAGGATACAATAG
- a CDS encoding M42 family metallopeptidase yields the protein MLLKRLTDAMGVSGDEKEVRDLILSEIKEHVDRLKIDTMGNIIAYKKGIKGDTTIAVTAHMDEVGFIIKGIDGDGLIKFAAIGGIDARILVSKQVLVGKNKINGVIGAKAIHLQRPDERKRALSIDDLYIDIGCTSKTEAEKLVHVGDYIGFYSEYVAFGKNRIKAKALDNRVACSILIELLQSDVDMDIIGVFTVQEEIGLRGAEVAANQIDADLVIVLEGTTCSDVSNVEPHMQVTALDKGPAISLMDRSSVYNRKFVDMVVETAKDANIPWQYRRSTFGGNDAGKFHTAKSGTPCVSIAVPCRYIHSPVSVLSKDDYENCKKLLFTFIDRIRERGLQ from the coding sequence ATGTTATTAAAAAGATTAACTGATGCAATGGGCGTTTCTGGGGACGAAAAAGAGGTAAGAGATCTAATTTTATCTGAAATCAAGGAACATGTGGATCGCTTGAAAATAGATACCATGGGGAATATCATCGCATATAAAAAAGGAATCAAAGGCGATACGACCATTGCTGTAACCGCGCATATGGATGAGGTTGGCTTTATTATCAAGGGAATTGATGGGGATGGTTTGATTAAATTTGCTGCTATTGGCGGTATTGATGCGAGAATATTGGTATCGAAACAAGTTCTTGTTGGAAAAAATAAAATAAATGGCGTGATTGGAGCAAAAGCCATTCATTTACAAAGACCGGATGAGAGAAAAAGAGCTTTATCCATCGATGATCTATACATTGACATTGGCTGCACAAGCAAGACAGAGGCAGAAAAATTAGTACATGTAGGAGATTACATCGGTTTTTACAGTGAATATGTAGCGTTTGGCAAAAATCGTATTAAAGCCAAAGCCTTGGATAATCGAGTAGCCTGTAGTATACTCATAGAACTGCTACAAAGTGATGTAGATATGGATATCATCGGTGTGTTTACTGTACAGGAGGAGATCGGTTTGCGCGGTGCAGAGGTTGCAGCAAATCAAATCGATGCAGATTTAGTTATTGTTTTAGAGGGCACCACATGCTCTGATGTATCCAATGTAGAACCCCATATGCAGGTGACGGCTCTAGATAAAGGTCCTGCTATTTCATTGATGGATAGAAGTTCTGTTTACAATAGAAAGTTTGTGGATATGGTGGTTGAAACTGCAAAGGATGCTAATATTCCTTGGCAATATCGCAGATCCACCTTTGGTGGAAACGATGCTGGAAAATTTCATACAGCGAAATCAGGAACACCCTGTGTATCTATAGCGGTTCCTTGTAGATATATCCACTCTCCTGTATCTGTGCTCAGTAAAGATGATTATGAGAATTGCAAGAAGCTTTTATTTACGTTTATAGATCGAATTCGTGAAAGGGGATTACAATAA
- the mutS gene encoding DNA mismatch repair protein MutS, protein MMQQYMEIKNQYKDALMFFRLGDFYELFFDDAETASRELEITLTARDCGLESKAPMCGVPYHAANGYIDKLVSKGYKVAICEQVEDPSVAKGIVKRDVVRVITPGTLIDTNLLEDKKNNYLVSLYMSSLGCGFSYVDISTGELLSTEIVGTSIEQNLIDEISKIEPNELIYFVEEEDKIGTNFIEGIRKKLNIHISKYDPWTFEESYAMNQIKNQFNILTVESLGFSLNHLGINATGALIHYLKSTQKRTLSHINKINIYTFTEKMVLDISTRRNLELTETIRGKNKKGSLLWILDKTQTAMGGRMIRKWIEEPLLNIQNINRRLEAVATLKNDILLRCELKESLKQIYDLERLSGKIAFGSATPRDLVALKKSVAFLPDIKKLFENENSGLLKELLNNIDTLEDIQALIESSILDEPSISLKDGGIIKEGYNDELDELYVAAREGKHWIAKLEQAEKDRTGIKSLKVGYNKIFGYYIEITKSNLHLAPENYIRKQTLANCERYITPELKELEDKILGAEEKSIAIEYEQFIEIRNMLLHEIERIQRTARAVAELDVLYSFAEAASENNYVKPTVNSSETIDIKEGRHPVVEKVLENNMFISNDTYINTEDEQLLMITGPNMAGKSTYMRQVALIILMAQIGSFVPATSATIGITDRIFTRVGANDDLSQGQSTFMVEMSEMATIVNLATKKSLLIVDEIGRGTSTFDGLSIAWSTAEYICQSLGSRTLFSTHYHELTKLSETYRGIKNYKVLVKEDKEDVIFLHKVVKGNADRSYGIQVAKLAGLPAAIITRASHILSDLERESIQKEQYIIESTAENTLTASTDVANEKQLKLDDFIESEIVKDLKKINLLETTPMDALNILYQLQKKVAEI, encoded by the coding sequence ATGATGCAGCAATACATGGAAATAAAGAATCAATATAAAGATGCCTTAATGTTCTTTAGACTAGGCGATTTCTACGAATTATTTTTTGATGATGCCGAAACTGCCTCTAGAGAACTAGAAATCACTTTAACTGCAAGAGATTGTGGCCTGGAAAGCAAAGCACCCATGTGTGGTGTTCCATACCACGCTGCCAATGGATACATCGATAAATTAGTTTCAAAAGGATACAAGGTTGCAATATGTGAGCAGGTGGAGGATCCTTCTGTAGCAAAGGGGATCGTTAAAAGAGATGTTGTGAGAGTCATTACGCCAGGTACGTTAATTGATACAAATTTATTGGAAGACAAGAAAAACAACTATTTGGTTTCTTTATATATGTCGTCTTTAGGATGTGGCTTTAGCTATGTGGATATTTCTACTGGCGAGCTACTTTCCACCGAAATAGTTGGTACGTCAATAGAGCAGAACTTAATCGACGAAATCAGCAAAATAGAGCCCAATGAGCTTATTTATTTCGTAGAAGAAGAGGACAAGATTGGTACCAATTTCATCGAAGGAATCAGAAAAAAATTGAACATCCATATATCGAAATACGATCCTTGGACCTTTGAGGAAAGCTATGCCATGAACCAGATAAAGAATCAATTTAATATTTTAACTGTGGAGAGTCTAGGGTTTTCATTAAATCATTTAGGGATAAATGCTACTGGAGCCTTGATACATTATCTAAAATCAACTCAAAAAAGGACGCTTTCCCATATCAATAAAATCAATATCTACACTTTTACAGAAAAAATGGTATTGGATATATCCACAAGGAGAAATCTAGAGTTAACAGAAACGATTCGAGGCAAGAATAAAAAAGGCTCTTTATTATGGATATTGGATAAGACGCAAACTGCCATGGGTGGAAGGATGATCCGGAAATGGATTGAGGAACCATTACTAAATATCCAAAATATCAACAGAAGATTAGAAGCAGTTGCGACATTAAAAAACGATATTTTATTAAGATGTGAGCTCAAAGAAAGCTTAAAGCAAATTTATGATTTAGAGAGACTGTCCGGAAAAATTGCTTTTGGTTCGGCTACCCCCAGGGATTTAGTTGCACTGAAAAAATCTGTTGCTTTTTTGCCGGACATAAAAAAATTATTTGAAAACGAAAATTCAGGATTGTTAAAAGAACTGCTAAATAATATTGACACATTAGAAGATATTCAAGCACTGATTGAATCCTCGATTTTAGATGAGCCATCAATATCATTAAAGGATGGTGGAATCATCAAAGAAGGATATAATGATGAATTGGATGAGCTTTACGTAGCAGCAAGAGAAGGAAAGCACTGGATAGCAAAGTTAGAGCAAGCAGAGAAAGACCGAACGGGAATTAAGTCTCTAAAGGTAGGATATAATAAAATTTTTGGATACTATATTGAAATAACGAAGTCAAACCTACATCTCGCACCAGAAAATTATATCCGAAAACAGACATTAGCCAACTGCGAACGATATATTACACCAGAGTTAAAGGAACTGGAAGATAAGATTTTAGGCGCTGAGGAAAAAAGCATTGCTATTGAATATGAGCAGTTCATAGAAATTCGTAATATGCTCCTACATGAGATCGAAAGAATCCAGAGAACGGCTCGGGCTGTAGCAGAGCTAGATGTATTATATTCCTTTGCAGAAGCTGCAAGTGAAAATAATTATGTAAAACCTACCGTAAATAGTAGCGAAACTATCGATATAAAAGAGGGACGCCACCCTGTAGTAGAGAAAGTGTTAGAAAATAACATGTTTATTTCCAATGATACCTATATCAACACAGAAGACGAACAACTTTTGATGATAACGGGACCCAATATGGCAGGAAAGTCCACCTATATGAGGCAAGTTGCTCTAATCATCTTAATGGCTCAAATTGGTTCCTTTGTTCCAGCCACCAGTGCTACCATTGGAATTACGGATAGAATCTTCACTCGGGTAGGTGCGAATGATGATTTATCTCAGGGACAGAGTACCTTCATGGTAGAGATGAGTGAGATGGCCACTATTGTAAATTTGGCCACGAAGAAGAGCTTACTTATCGTTGATGAAATTGGTAGAGGGACCAGTACTTTTGATGGGTTAAGTATTGCCTGGTCCACTGCAGAGTATATATGCCAATCATTAGGGTCCAGAACACTTTTTTCTACCCATTACCATGAACTAACAAAGCTATCAGAAACCTATCGTGGTATTAAAAATTATAAAGTTCTAGTAAAAGAGGACAAAGAGGATGTCATATTTCTGCACAAGGTGGTGAAAGGGAATGCTGATCGAAGCTATGGTATTCAAGTAGCAAAGTTAGCAGGGTTACCAGCTGCCATTATAACTCGAGCAAGTCATATACTTTCAGACTTAGAGCGAGAAAGTATTCAAAAGGAACAATATATAATTGAAAGTACCGCAGAAAATACTTTAACAGCATCCACAGATGTTGCTAATGAAAAACAACTGAAACTAGACGACTTTATTGAATCGGAGATCGTGAAGGACTTAAAGAAGATAAATTTATTGGAAACCACTCCTATGGATGCATTGAATATATTATATCAATTGCAGAAAAAAGTTGCCGAAATTTAA
- the miaB gene encoding tRNA (N6-isopentenyl adenosine(37)-C2)-methylthiotransferase MiaB has protein sequence MSKRAKVVVSPEKIKKQSDIIEELKIYNRGKNKKYMITTYGCQMNEHDSETLSGMLENMGYSITTNKEEANLIIYNTCCVRENAELKVYGNIGALKALKKKNEDLIIAVCGCMMQQPQVVKEIKRKYRHVDLVFGTHNLYRFPELLSRSMETEGMFIEVWDEETGIVEGLPANRKYDLKGFINIMYGCNNFCTYCIVPYTRGRERSREVADIIREATDLANNGTKEITLLGQNVNSYGKTLEHPIDFADLLRALNKIDGIERIRFMTSHPKDLSERLIDAIAECDKVCEHFHLPFQSGSNQILKAMNRKYTKENYLSIVKKLKDRIPNIGLTTDIIVGFPGETEEDFQDTLDIVQEARYDSAYTFLYSIREGTPAAKMQNQIDEKVKQERFSRLLDKVNEISAEINQSYLNKVVEVLVEGPSKTDSNKLMGRTRQNKLVNFSGDESLIGKLVNVRIVECRTFSLNGEVIQE, from the coding sequence ATGAGTAAAAGGGCAAAGGTAGTTGTTTCACCAGAAAAAATAAAAAAACAAAGTGACATTATTGAAGAACTCAAAATATATAATCGTGGAAAAAATAAAAAATATATGATTACAACCTATGGTTGTCAGATGAATGAGCACGACTCAGAGACCTTATCTGGTATGTTGGAAAATATGGGATACAGCATTACAACAAATAAGGAAGAAGCAAATTTAATTATATATAATACCTGTTGTGTAAGAGAGAATGCAGAATTAAAGGTATATGGCAATATAGGGGCCTTAAAGGCACTAAAGAAAAAAAATGAAGATTTAATTATAGCAGTGTGTGGGTGTATGATGCAGCAACCACAGGTTGTAAAAGAGATCAAAAGGAAATATCGACATGTAGATTTGGTTTTTGGAACCCATAACTTATATCGATTTCCAGAACTTTTATCTAGATCCATGGAAACAGAAGGAATGTTCATCGAAGTATGGGATGAAGAAACTGGGATTGTAGAAGGTCTACCTGCGAATAGAAAATACGATTTAAAAGGATTCATTAATATTATGTACGGCTGTAACAATTTCTGTACTTATTGCATCGTGCCTTATACAAGAGGAAGAGAGCGTAGCAGGGAAGTGGCAGATATTATTAGAGAGGCGACGGATTTAGCGAATAACGGCACAAAAGAGATTACGCTACTGGGTCAAAACGTAAACTCTTATGGAAAAACCTTAGAACATCCGATCGATTTTGCAGATTTATTGAGAGCGCTTAATAAAATTGATGGAATTGAACGTATTCGTTTTATGACTTCTCATCCTAAGGATTTATCCGAACGATTAATTGATGCAATCGCCGAATGCGACAAGGTTTGTGAACATTTCCATCTACCGTTCCAATCCGGTAGTAATCAGATCTTAAAAGCCATGAATAGAAAATATACCAAGGAAAATTATTTATCCATCGTTAAAAAGTTAAAGGATAGGATTCCAAACATCGGATTGACTACGGATATTATTGTTGGTTTTCCTGGAGAAACGGAAGAGGATTTTCAAGATACATTGGATATTGTACAAGAAGCGCGATATGACTCAGCGTATACTTTCTTATATTCCATACGTGAAGGTACACCTGCAGCAAAGATGCAAAACCAAATCGATGAAAAGGTGAAGCAGGAAAGATTTAGTCGATTACTAGATAAAGTAAATGAAATTAGTGCAGAGATTAATCAAAGTTATCTCAATAAAGTGGTAGAAGTTTTAGTGGAAGGCCCTAGCAAAACCGATTCAAATAAATTGATGGGTAGAACGAGACAAAATAAGCTTGTAAACTTCAGTGGCGATGAATCTTTAATCGGTAAACTAGTGAATGTTCGTATTGTAGAATGTAGGACATTTTCATTAAACGGAGAAGTGATACAGGAATAA
- a CDS encoding CheR family methyltransferase encodes MEGYEGFKSKIYKKTGIDLNSYKERQMKRRIESLITRNNFSSYDTYFDAISSNKKLMDEFINYLTINVSEFYRNPQQWEILESTIIPNLLKSKSKIKIWSSACSTGEEPYSLVMLLTKFFPLSQISVLATDIDEGALNKAKQGVYSEKSLDNLPKQFIDLFFTKLNGTYKIKDEIKNQVSFKKFNLLEDEYPNQCDLILCRNVMIYFTEEAKNIMYKKFHDSLSSEGVLFVGSTEQIILPNRYNLAPVKTFFYKKAK; translated from the coding sequence ATGGAAGGCTATGAAGGTTTTAAGAGTAAAATCTATAAAAAAACTGGAATTGATTTAAACAGTTATAAAGAACGTCAAATGAAACGAAGAATAGAATCTTTGATCACACGGAATAATTTTTCATCGTATGATACTTATTTCGATGCGATCAGCAGCAATAAAAAGCTCATGGATGAATTTATCAATTATTTAACCATCAATGTATCTGAATTTTATAGGAACCCTCAGCAGTGGGAAATACTAGAGAGTACAATCATACCGAATCTATTAAAATCAAAATCCAAGATAAAAATTTGGAGTTCTGCCTGTTCGACTGGAGAGGAGCCCTATTCTCTGGTAATGCTACTGACAAAGTTTTTTCCCCTCAGTCAGATTTCTGTCTTGGCAACGGATATCGACGAGGGTGCTTTAAATAAAGCGAAGCAAGGTGTTTATTCAGAAAAAAGCTTGGATAATTTACCGAAACAATTTATAGATTTATTTTTTACTAAGCTCAATGGGACCTATAAAATAAAGGATGAGATAAAAAATCAAGTTTCATTTAAAAAATTTAATCTGCTTGAAGATGAATATCCAAATCAGTGCGATTTGATTCTATGTAGAAATGTAATGATCTACTTTACAGAAGAAGCAAAAAATATAATGTACAAAAAATTTCACGATTCCTTGAGTAGTGAAGGGGTTCTTTTTGTAGGAAGTACAGAACAAATCATATTGCCAAATCGGTACAACTTAGCACCAGTAAAAACCTTCTTCTATAAGAAGGCTAAATAA